GCTTGGTGCGGTAGACCACATACAAAAGAATGCCCACAAGCACTATGGTCATAGCGGGCACAAAGGCCGTGAGGGGCAAAATACGTATGCCGCCGAGCTGCCATTCGGAAACCAGCCATTCGGGCTGCAACACGGGGCGAGGCTGGCCGGTAAAAATAACCACGGCGAGGCTTTCAATAAAAAATGACACCGCAATGGCGCTGATAAGCGCCGAAATACGGGGGGCATCGCGCAGGGGCCTATAGGCGATCCTTTCCACAAGGATACCGAGCATGCTGGCGCCTAAAACGGCGACCACAGCGGCTACACCCCAAGGCCAGCCAAAGGCGAATGTACCGAAAAATACAAAATACGCGCCCAGCATCAAAATATCGCCGTGGGCGAAGTTGATCAGGCGAAGAATGCCGTAAACCATGGTGTAGCCGATGGCAATAAGCGCATACAGCGAACCAAGGGTCAGGGCGTTGAAACAGTGCTGCAAAAACATGTCAAGGCTCATGGGCCACCTCAGCGCCTCGCAACGGACAAAAGGCCACACAGGCCCCCTCCGCCCGAACAGCGGCAAAAAAATGAAAAAAGCGCCCCGCGGCGAATGCCACCGCGGGGCTGATCAGATGCAAACTTATTTGGGGGTTACTTCACCCACGTAAACGCGCTTGCCATCTTTGTATTCAATGATGCCCACGGGCATTTCTGCGTCATGGGTCTTGTTGATGGTCAGCAGGCCCAGAGCAGTGGGCAGATCCTTGGTTTCCGCCAGGGCCTTGGCAATAGCCTTGGGATCAGCGGAATTGGCGCGCTTGATGGCGTCGAGGATCAGGAAGTAGGTGTTGTAGCCGAGGGCACCGTTAACGTTGGTTTCCTTGTCAGGATAGGCGGCCTTCCAGGCTTCGGTGAAGCGCTTGGCGGCGGGGCTCATGTTGGGCATGGCCGGGTCGTAAGGGAAGGTGGTGTGCAGGAAGCCTTCGGCAGCCTTGCCACCCAGCTTGAGGGTGTCGGGGTTGTCCATGGCGTCAGCGCCCATGAGGCGGAACTTGGCGCCCAGTTCGCGGGCCTGCTTCATGATGATGGCGCCTTCGGCGAAGTACGCGGGCATGAAGACGATGTCAGGCTTTTTGGCGATCAGTTCGGTGAGCTGGGCGGTGAAGTCCTGGTCGCCGGAGCTGTACTTGAGGGTAGCAACAATTTCGCCACCAAGCTTCTTGAAGTCGCGGGTGAAGAAGCTGGAGAGGCCCACAGCGTAGTCGCTGGTCATGTCCATGAGCACGGCGGCCTTGCGGAAGCCGAGGGTTTCATAGGCATAGGTAGCGGCAGCGGCGCCCTGGTAGGGATCGATGAAGCAGGCGCGGAAGTAGTACTTCTTGCCCTGGGTCACGAGGGGGTTGGTGCACGAGGTGCCCACGCCGGGCACGGCGGCCTTTTCGGCCACTTCAGCGCCGGCCATGGCCAGCGAGGAACCGTAGGTACCGATCAGGGCCACGACTTTGTCGCGTTCCACAAGGCGCTTGACGGCGTTGGCCGATTCGACCTTGTCGGACTTGTTGTCAACCACCACCAGTTCAACGGGGCGATCGAGCACCTTGGGCATTTCCTTCTGGGCGAGACGCACGCCCTCAAGTTCGAGCTGGCCGCCAAAGGCGTTCTGCCCGGTCAGGGGAAGGTACACACCAATTTTGATGGGGCCGGCATCAGCGGCAAGCGCCTGCCCGGCAACGCCGAAGGTCAGCGCCAGACCAGCCAGCGCGGCAAGAAATTTACCCATTTTCATCCTAACCCTCCAGAGGTTGTGCGTTCAGAGCGGCCTTTCCATAAGTAGGCCGGTCACTCCCTACTATAGCCGAGTTGCCTTCAGGCTGCAATTGTAATTAGCTGACCTTTCAGCAACTCATAGACAACACGCGGCATAACGCGCAAAAAGGCGCGCGTCTGGCCTCGAGAACCTGTCCCACTCTGCCGTAAGAGCCAGTCCTGGAACAATGGCCCGTACAACGGGAATATCAAAATCCTTTCTGGTCAGATCCACATACAATGGACTTCTGCCGTGCGCCGCAAGCACCGCCTCAAGCAGGCGACGGTTGGCGCGGGGGGAGGGCAGGCTGTAATCCGGCAAGTCCTCTAACACACGAATGGGCAGTCCGGCTAGTCCTGATCCTGAGGGAACCGGGGGTTTTGTTTGTGAGGTCGAATACGGCCACGGCGTTTCTGTAAGCGCCGCCAGCGCCGCACGCGCACCGCACAGGTTTGCGCCGGTGGCCCGCGCCACCCTGCCATCGCGCCCGGTAACAAAACACTGGTACACGGGCAGGCCAAGCTCGGTGGTCAGGTCCTGAAACTGCACACGTATGCCGCAGGCGGCATAATCATCAAGCAGCGACTGCACCATTTTATCGTGGCTGCGCAGCGCAAAACAGCGGGTACGGCTGTAGGGCGTGGTTGCCTCCGCGTCGCGTTCGGCAATTTCCGTCAGGGCCGCCACCACGGCTTCATCCATGATGTTGCCCGAGGCAAGCCCGGTGGAACCGCCAGCCAGAAACAGCGCATGCTCGTCAAGATTGCAGAAAAGAAACACCGCCTGAGCCGGAACCAGAACTGTTGCCCCGGCCGTGTCGCTGGCAGGCAACCAGTGCAGGGGAGCATCCAGATACGGGGC
The Desulfovibrio sp. DNA segment above includes these coding regions:
- a CDS encoding ABC transporter substrate-binding protein codes for the protein MKMGKFLAALAGLALTFGVAGQALAADAGPIKIGVYLPLTGQNAFGGQLELEGVRLAQKEMPKVLDRPVELVVVDNKSDKVESANAVKRLVERDKVVALIGTYGSSLAMAGAEVAEKAAVPGVGTSCTNPLVTQGKKYYFRACFIDPYQGAAAATYAYETLGFRKAAVLMDMTSDYAVGLSSFFTRDFKKLGGEIVATLKYSSGDQDFTAQLTELIAKKPDIVFMPAYFAEGAIIMKQARELGAKFRLMGADAMDNPDTLKLGGKAAEGFLHTTFPYDPAMPNMSPAAKRFTEAWKAAYPDKETNVNGALGYNTYFLILDAIKRANSADPKAIAKALAETKDLPTALGLLTINKTHDAEMPVGIIEYKDGKRVYVGEVTPK
- a CDS encoding branched-chain amino acid ABC transporter permease, which gives rise to MSLDMFLQHCFNALTLGSLYALIAIGYTMVYGILRLINFAHGDILMLGAYFVFFGTFAFGWPWGVAAVVAVLGASMLGILVERIAYRPLRDAPRISALISAIAVSFFIESLAVVIFTGQPRPVLQPEWLVSEWQLGGIRILPLTAFVPAMTIVLVGILLYVVYRTKPGLAMRAISKDIETTRLLGVRVDNIIALTFGIGSALAAASGIMWALRYPQVHPYMGIMPGLKAFIAAVFGGIGSIQGAVIGGVALGFVEIMTVAFMPELSGYRDAFAFVLLVLVLLFKPTGLLGERMEEKI